Below is a genomic region from Acidobacteriota bacterium.
GTCGCGATAGACCTTTCCCAATCCACGGATTTCGGATAGGCGGCCTGATTTGTTATGGCTTCAAGTCCCCAGGCGTTCGTCGTCGATGCGACGAGAGCGCCAAAGCCGGCAGCAGTGATCCTTGCCATAAATTCGCGTCTAGAAATTTCTTTTTTCATATCATTCCTCGTTATTGCTCAACTACTTAACACTTAACGAACGTATAGGTCACGATCGATTCGATCTCAGCCTGCGTCAGCAGCGTCTGATCGGCGATGGGTTTGCAAATCCCTGCATCACCGTTTCGCTTCGTCCGCGTTTTATCATTTCGACCAGAAAGGTGTCTGAAACACTAGAAAGAAAGGCCTTGTTGGCCAAAGCCGGGCCGTCGCCACCGACGGCGTTCTTTCCGTGACAACCTGAGCAATTTGAGGCAAAAAAGTGTCGCTCCGAGATTCCCGTCGCCCATTGCCCCATCTCCGGTCGGGGGTCCGGCAGTGCCTGAACGTTTCCTCCGAGCCCACGAATGTACGCGATGACAGACCGCAGCTCATCATCATTAAATCCATTCACACGATCGCCCCACGGAAGCATCGGACGCCCCGGACGCCCATTTCGTATCGTTTGGAAGAGAAAATCGTCAGAGGCGAGCTGGAGGAACTCCGGACTCGTTATCGACGGATTCGGAACAAGGCCCGGGAACCGGGTTCCACGTCCGTCTGCCGCGTGACAACTTGAACACACCGCCGTGAAAATGGTCTCACCATCCTTAGCAAACTCGCGTTCGCCGAAACGCATTGCCCGCACGCGATCCTTCGGAAGATAGACATCAGGCAATGTGCGCCGTCGGAGCGAGAGTGTATAAAGCGTCAGCAGGTCGATCTGGTTATCAGACAACCCAAGTACGGGCATCTGCGATCCCGCGACCGTGGACGCAGGTGAACGGAAATGCTGGACGACCCAGTTGGTTAAAGTGTGATCGCCCGGAACCTTAGTGAAATTCAGTTGATTCGGATCTTTGTAACCCGAGAGGGATAGATTGACGCCCGCGTCACCGCCAAAACTTCCGACGGTATGACAACCAGCGCACCCGACCGAATTGAACTGCGCCTTTGCTTCGATCAGTTTCGGCGCACCCATTTGGGTGTCGAGAAAGATCTTCAGAGCCGAGCGGTCTGCCTCGGCTACCTCACGAAATGAGGTTTTCCAGGCCGGGTCCGTCGCCTGCTGAGACTTTTGCAGGTGAGCCGCATACCATTCGGCGTTGTAGCCTTTCAGGCCGACATGTGACAGGTCGGGGCCTTCCATTCCCGTCACATTGCCGCCCGGACGCAGCGTGCCTCCGCGGCCGTCGAGACGATGACACGCGTAACAGTCGAGCCTTTCAAACGTCTTGCGGGCACTTTCGAGGGTCGGCAGATTGGGAACATTCAGCGGCGTGTGACAGGTTCCGCAACTCGCGTAGGCATACTTCGAGGGCAGCATCGGCTCGGTCCAGAAGTGAACATTACCGTGAGCATCGTCTTTCTCAGTTGCTTGTCCCTGTCCACCATGACAGGTCGTGCAGCCGATCTCGGTCGGGGAATGGACGACTGGCTTGTGGGCTGCTTCTACCTTTGATCGGACGTGATCTGCTCGCCGGATGCCATCCCGACATGACAAGTGACGCAGCGGTCCGTTACTTTGAGCTGCGGATTCACTATCTGGCGAAGTCGCAGATCGATCGGGCCTTCAGTGGTCTTGGCGTTCCCCTGAATGCTGTGCCAGTCCTTCATAAAGTTCTCTGACACGGCAGCCGCAGCCAGGAGCAAAAAGACCCCGATACTTGAAACCATCAACAAATATTTATTCTTGTTCATTGCGTCAATGGCCTCCCCAATCAGATGGCGACCAGAAGAAATCCCAGTTCGGCCCGCGGAAATATGTACCGATCACGGTCAACACAATGAAACCGCATAGAAAGCACGTAAACAGGGCCAGTGCACCTGCACGAGTCGAGTTGTATCTTCGAACGGCCCATATCGAATACGTCGCGTAGATCGCCGTCAGGACAGTCCCGGGATTGATGAACGTAATAAAAAGTTGGGGAATGTTAGGGAACCACTCGCGAAGCCAGCCGAACTTAATGGCAAACGCCTCGACAAGTATCGACGCGGCAAAACCCACCACGACGGACCACTTCACGAGTTTCCGGCCGCCCGGACCGCCAAACCATTCGCCTGTTCCTTCCTTTTCACGGTCGAGAAATGGGATCAGACCCAAGCCGATCACGCACAGCATCGGAATACCTATGCCACCCATGAATGCCGAGAACGATACGATCTCCTGGAGCCCAAGAAAGTACCACGGGGCCTTTGCCGGATTCTCGGGAACGAGCGGATTTGCCAGTTCTTTTAACGGAGCATCAGGAAACGAAAGCCAACCCGACGCAGATGAGAGTTGTCAGCATCAACACGCCAAGCTCGGCGTAGAAAAGGTGCGGCATTGACGGAACCGTGTGTTCCGGGCCGCTCCCGACGGCAGGCGTTTTGCCCTTCACGACGGCGGCTAGGTGATATGTTTTCGTCGGAGCATCCGTAAAGACCGGATAGAATTCTTTGGCTTCCTGGCCAACCAGTTCATCGGCATTCGCCGGTTTTGCGAGCCCACCATCCTTGCGTATTCGCCAGAAATGCACCGCCATCAACATAACAAGAGTCAGTGGCAAGATCATTACGTGAAGCAGATAGAATCTGATCAACGCCTCTTCGCCGACCTTGTCAGACCCAAGCAATATTTCACGCTGCAGGCTGCCGATATCTGCCCAAGCCGTGATCCCAAGTGCGTCGGTGATCTCTCGAGGACTCTGCGCGATATTAAGCCGATCGTGATCGCCCAATATGCGAGTTGATCCCAAGGAAGCAGATAACCCGTAAACGACAGGCCCAGTGTTGTGACTAGCAACCCCCAGCCAATGAACCAGTTGAATTCCCTCGGTTTTCGGTACGAAGCGGTGTAGAACGCCCTTGCCATGTGCAGTATCACGGCGACCACCATCACGTTAGCGGCCCAGCGGTGAATGTTCCGCATAAACCGGCCAGTAGGTACAATGAAATGAATGTCCTTGATCGATTGATAGGCTACGTCCGGATACGGCTTGTAGTAGAACATCAGCAGGATGCCGGTGACCAGAGTTATCAGAAATGCCGCAGTCGTCATTATGCCGAGACCCATGGTCGTGCTCCAACGCAGGCTCCAGAGATGGGTGCGAACCGAATGAAGATGCAGGAAGACGTTGCCGAAGATAAACGACGACCGCGTGCGATCGGTCTTTGGCGGACCGCCGCGAAACATCGCCCGATAAACGTGATTAGGGATGCCCCGCAGATTGATCCAGAATTCGTGTAATGCTGAATAGCCTTCTGCTTTCATGGTCTACACCTTTGTTCCAGTTTTTACAGTTGCTTCCTCGTCGATCGTAAGAAGAGCTCCGTTTTTGAGACCTTAAGCCAAGGTAGCGGTGTCGGAGCAGGCCCTTTTCTTACAGTTCCATCTTTCTGAAAGCCCGACCCGTGGCAGGGACAGTCAAACCCGGCGGCGCTCGTCTTAACGATGCATCCCAAATGCGTGCAAACGGTCGAGATAGCAAATACGCCATCAGCATCGCGAAAGACCGCAACGTTTCGCCCCGGCGGTACGAACGCTTCGCCCTCCGGATGGGTGTCCGGTAACGCCACATTAAATTTCTTTGCTGGAGAAGCCGACACGGCTGCCTTTGGAAGTTTCAGCATTCCGAAGATCGAGAGTGCAAATGCCGCCGCCATCGAACCCAGAGCGGCGAGCCCCAGAAAATCCCTCCGCGGCATCGGTTCCGGATCAAAACGTGATTTCTTTTCACTCGGATGTGTCGTCATAAAGAACTCCAATTTGTTGAAAATGTGACTCGTTCCATCGAGATGGCATCGACCGGGCAGCGGATTGCGCAGAGAGCACAGCGAATACAGCGGTCCTCGTCTTTCAGGATCGCCGAGTTCTCAGTCAGATCTGCGTCCTCTCCAAGTGAGGCACCTATCATCGAGTCGACCTCGGTATCGAACTCAAGCTTATCGAGCGAGATCAGCTTCAAACATTCGGTTGGGCAAACGTCCGCGCAGCCACCACACAGCACACACCGGCTGCCATCAAACACCGGCGTTACTCCACAATCTAGGCAGCGTGACGCCTCGAGCATGGCCTCTTCACGGCTGTAGCCGATCTCAACGACGTTTTCGGGATGCTTGAGCCGCTCGGCCGGTTCGATCGTTGGCACCTCAACGCGGCGGATCGATTCGTAGCCGCGTTCACGCCGGTATCGGTCAAGAACGACATGTGTTTTGACCAATTCATGCTCGAGAGCATTACCGGTCAGGTATTGATAAACGGAACGCGCTGCTGCCTTGCCGGACGCGACGGCGTCGATCAGCAAACGCGTTCCGTGAGCGAGATCACCGGCGACAAAGACGCCCTTTGCAGTGGTCTGCAGCGTGATGGGGTCAACCTTGAGCCAGTCGCCTCGCATTCGCTCAACGTCCTGTCCGCCGTCCTCCAAAAATGAAAGGGCTGGTGCTTGGCCAACAGCGAGAAGGACGGTGTCGCAGGGAATTAATTTCTTTTTCATCATCATCGTAGAGCGGTGAGAATTTTGATCTTCGTCGTAGACCCGCAAGCATTTGCGAAACGCGACGCCGGTGACTCTGCCTTTTTCGTCGCGAACTACCTCCGTCGGTCCCCAGCCGTTGCTTCGCTTAATCCCTTCTTCGTCGCCCTCAACGATCTCGATCGTGTCCGCGGGCATTTCTTCCGCACCTTCAAGCGAGATCAGATGTACATTCGCAGTCTCGAAAAGCCTCGCGGCCGTACGTGCCGTATCAAAAGCTATCTGGCGAACGACCGACCTGGCGACGTCATAGGCAACGTTTCCACCCCCGATGACTACGATCTCGCGGCCCATATCGAGGTCTTCGCCAAGTGAGACAGCTCGAAGCAGATCGACGCCTCCGACAACGCCCGGGCCATCCTCACCAGTCAAGCCAAGGCCGCGGGATGATTTGGCACCGACCGCTATGATTACCGCCGCAAAATCCTCGCGGAGCTCGGCAAAAGCAATGTCTTCACCAACTTTTACTCCGCACCTGATCTCAACGCCGAGTGCCTCGATAACGGCAATTTCTTTTTCGATCAGTTCACGAGGCAAGCGATACGCCGGAACCCCGACCGCGAGCATTCCGGCTGCAACAGGCTCGATCTCAAAGACGACCGGCTTAAATCCCAGTAGAGCCAGGTCGCGAGCGGCGGAGAGTCCCGCCGGGCCAGCTCCGATGATCGCGATCTTTTGGCTATCACCTTTTTCGATCGAACTGTTGGTCGCGGATCTTAAGAGAGCCGCCATCTCCTCAGCATCTGCGGCGACGGGCGGGATAAAATTCCTGATCGAGTCCAATACTTCACTCGTCGGTCTCGCCTCCGGCCCGAAGTGGTCACATGCAAATCGCTTGAGCGCACGAATTGCGATCGGCCGGTCCTGTCCGACGAACATGCCGTCGTCATTTACTTTGGGGATTTTTCCGCGGCGACAGGCGATCTCGCAAGGGGCTCCGCAGATGCGCCCGCAGATCGAGGCAAAGGGATTGGGACCACGGGCAATTAGGTATGCTTCTTCAAACCTTCCATCGGCGATTGCCCGAACATACCCGCGTGCGTCCGTATGAACGGGACACGCCACTTGGCACGAGATCAGGTTTTGATGGTAGTTCGCGTCGGGGACGTGAACATTTAGCCGCATCATAGTATTCGTTGTCACAAAATGTGTAAAACTTCTGGAATGCTATGCCGGTTGCAGTGCTCAGAATATGACTTAAGTCATATTCTGACTAATATTTTTAGCCGCCGATCGAACTCATCGAACGCGAGGAATACTCGAATGTAGGGGACCCAATGGTATGGCCGAATGTTTTTCTTGCGACAGCAAAACGAATAAGGTCGGCGACTTCGGTTCGCGATCCGCCGCTTCTAAGCAAACCTCGTACATCATATTCTTCACTCGAGAACAGACACGTTCTGATATACCCATCGGCCGTCAGTCGAATTCGCGAACATTCGCCGCAAAAGGCATTTGTGACGGGAGCGATCAGACCGATCTCGCCGCCTGTGCCGTCAGCAAAGCGATACCTCCACGCTGTCTCACCTCTGCGAGACGTGTTTATAAGGATTATTGGAAAGGCCGAGTTTATTTTTTCCCGGATCTCGGCAGCTGAGACGAGATGTTTTCGATCCCAGATATGCCCGCTATCGAGGGGCATGAATTCGATGAATCTGACGGTTAAACTGTTTCTTCTTGCAAATCGAGCAAGGTCGACGATCTCATCGTCGTTTCGGCCCCGGATGATAACAGCGTTGACCTTTATATTAGGATAACCGACAGATCGTGCGGCCTCGATCGAGTCGAGCACGTCAGAGAGTTTGTCGGAGCCCGTAATTGAGCGAAAAGTGCCTGGTTTCAGACTGTCCAGCGAGAAGGTTATCCGGTTTAGACCACTTGATCGTAGCTCGGCAGCTTTATTTGCGAAGCTACTGCCGTTCGTGATCATCGCGAGTTCTTGAAGTCCAAGGGGTTTAAGGCATGCAAGTTGAGCTATAAGTACCCCAAGGCCCTTCCTGACCATTGGTTCGCCGCCGGTCAGTCGTATCTTTTCAATACCCAAGGAGACGAACACCTCGCAGATAGAGCGTATCTCGTCGAAGGTCAGAAGATCCGGATCATTTGAGGTGCAAGGATCAGGATCGCAATAGAAACATCGAAAATTACAGCGATCCGTCACTGATACGCGCAGATCCTTGATTTTTCGATTGAAGGAATCAAACAACATTTCCTGTTATTCCGCCGCTGTTCTTAGTATGAGCCTACTTACGGTCTTGACTCTACTTGCGGTGCCGTTTGCCAATCTCCTTGGCCGAAGTTCTATTTCGGTTCTCGTTCGACAACATTAAAGGTCTCACTCTGCACGGCGAGAAAACATGATCTGCGTCATACTGCCGCAATCGGGTGAACGATATATTCAATTGGTCGTACTACACGCGGAAAAATTGTGAGCGACCAAGTTGATCCAGTAGAGGTATTCATATGCATCTCAAGTTCTTAAAGTTCGTACTTATAGCAGCAATAGCGTCCATTCTCAGCCTTACAGTCGTTGCCCAGACGCCCGGTGGCACACCGTCGGCAGATGAGATGAGTGCTCGTGTAAAGCAACTGGAAAGTGAGGTTGAAACAATGCGGCGCGAAATGGCTGAGCTGAAGGCGTTGCTCGGGAAGAACGCGTCAGCTAAGCCAGTCGATTCGCCGGCAAAGCCGGATACTAGGCCAGCGGATGTTGCGAAAACAGATGTAAAACAAGCTCCGCAACCGAAAAAAGATCTGGGTGTCGATGTCGGATCCGCGCGCATCACCCCATACGGGACGATCTACTTCAATGCGTTTGGAAACAGCGGTGGAACTAATAATGCGGATGTTCCGCTATTTGCAACGCCAACCGGTAGCGGAAATGTAAGTGCGAGCGTCCGCCAAACCCGCTTGGGGGCGAGGGTCGAGGGGGCTAAGGTTGGTAACGCGCGGCTCTCGGCGATTCTCGAAGCCGATTTCTTCGGTGGTTTTCCATCGGTTGGGATCGGCGAGAACTTTGGCGTTGTCAGGTTGCGACTCGCAAACGCCAGGCTCGACTGGGAGAAGACTTCTGTAACAGTTGGACAGGACTGGATGGTTTTCGCTCCCGTTAATCCGACTTCGCTCGCGGCCGTGGCGATACCGCAGATGGCCGGAGCGGGAAATAATTGGGCGCGGCTGCCTCAGATCAAAATCGAAAGAAAGATCACGCCGAACATAACCTGGCAAGGAGCCGTACTTGCGCCGCAGACTGGCGACTTTGCGACAAACGCCGCGTTCTTTATCCAGCCGACGAGTGGAGCGGCATCGCGTGTTCCATTTCTACAAAGCCGGATCGCGTTCAGCGGGAAAAATTGGCTTGGCAGCAAAAAGTCAGGAGCGATAGGATTT
It encodes:
- a CDS encoding FAD-dependent oxidoreductase translates to MTTNTMMRLNVHVPDANYHQNLISCQVACPVHTDARGYVRAIADGRFEEAYLIARGPNPFASICGRICGAPCEIACRRGKIPKVNDDGMFVGQDRPIAIRALKRFACDHFGPEARPTSEVLDSIRNFIPPVAADAEEMAALLRSATNSSIEKGDSQKIAIIGAGPAGLSAARDLALLGFKPVVFEIEPVAAGMLAVGVPAYRLPRELIEKEIAVIEALGVEIRCGVKVGEDIAFAELREDFAAVIIAVGAKSSRGLGLTGEDGPGVVGGVDLLRAVSLGEDLDMGREIVVIGGGNVAYDVARSVVRQIAFDTARTAARLFETANVHLISLEGAEEMPADTIEIVEGDEEGIKRSNGWGPTEVVRDEKGRVTGVAFRKCLRVYDEDQNSHRSTMMMKKKLIPCDTVLLAVGQAPALSFLEDGGQDVERMRGDWLKVDPITLQTTAKGVFVAGDLAHGTRLLIDAVASGKAAARSVYQYLTGNALEHELVKTHVVLDRYRRERGYESIRRVEVPTIEPAERLKHPENVVEIGYSREEAMLEASRCLDCGVTPVFDGSRCVLCGGCADVCPTECLKLISLDKLEFDTEVDSMIGASLGEDADLTENSAILKDEDRCIRCALCAIRCPVDAISMERVTFSTNWSSL
- a CDS encoding Rieske 2Fe-2S domain-containing protein, which encodes MTTHPSEKKSRFDPEPMPRRDFLGLAALGSMAAAFALSIFGMLKLPKAAVSASPAKKFNVALPDTHPEGEAFVPPGRNVAVFRDADGVFAISTVCTHLGCIVKTSAAGFDCPCHGSGFQKDGTVRKGPAPTPLPWLKVSKTELFLRSTRKQL
- a CDS encoding twin-arginine translocation signal domain-containing protein; translated protein: MKKEISRREFMARITAAGFGALVASTTNAWGLEAITNQAAYPKSVDWERSIAT
- the moaA gene encoding GTP 3',8-cyclase MoaA; the protein is MLFDSFNRKIKDLRVSVTDRCNFRCFYCDPDPCTSNDPDLLTFDEIRSICEVFVSLGIEKIRLTGGEPMVRKGLGVLIAQLACLKPLGLQELAMITNGSSFANKAAELRSSGLNRITFSLDSLKPGTFRSITGSDKLSDVLDSIEAARSVGYPNIKVNAVIIRGRNDDEIVDLARFARRNSLTVRFIEFMPLDSGHIWDRKHLVSAAEIREKINSAFPIILINTSRRGETAWRYRFADGTGGEIGLIAPVTNAFCGECSRIRLTADGYIRTCLFSSEEYDVRGLLRSGGSRTEVADLIRFAVARKTFGHTIGSPTFEYSSRSMSSIGG
- a CDS encoding c-type cytochrome → MSCRDGIRRADHVRSKVEAAHKPVVHSPTEIGCTTCHGGQGQATEKDDAHGNVHFWTEPMLPSKYAYASCGTCHTPLNVPNLPTLESARKTFERLDCYACHRLDGRGGTLRPGGNVTGMEGPDLSHVGLKGYNAEWYAAHLQKSQQATDPAWKTSFREVAEADRSALKIFLDTQMGAPKLIEAKAQFNSVGCAGCHTVGSFGGDAGVNLSLSGYKDPNQLNFTKVPGDHTLTNWVVQHFRSPASTVAGSQMPVLGLSDNQIDLLTLYTLSLRRRTLPDVYLPKDRVRAMRFGEREFAKDGETIFTAVCSSCHAADGRGTRFPGLVPNPSITSPEFLQLASDDFLFQTIRNGRPGRPMLPWGDRVNGFNDDELRSVIAYIRGLGGNVQALPDPRPEMGQWATGISERHFFASNCSGCHGKNAVGGDGPALANKAFLSSVSDTFLVEMIKRGRSETVMQGFANPSPIRRC